One genomic window of Syngnathus acus chromosome 11, fSynAcu1.2, whole genome shotgun sequence includes the following:
- the twist1a gene encoding twist-related protein 1a, with amino-acid sequence MREDNSSPMDSAGNSEEETERQLPRRGARKRRAATRRSADELDESLDVEIPKKRRRKSCDRGGGSSGGGGGSVASESSEAGSSSPARSIDDLQNQRVMANIRERQRTQSLNEAFTSLRKIIPTLPSDKLSKIQTLKLAARYIDFLCQVLQSDELDARGSSCSYVAHERLSYAFSVWRMGDACSVSTTTH; translated from the coding sequence ATGCGAGAAGACAACTCCTCCCCGATGGACAGTGCAGGGAACAGTGAGGAGGAGACCGAGCGGCAGCTGCCGCGGAGGGGCGCCAGGAAGCGGCGGGCTGCGACGCGCAGGAGCGCAGACGAACTGGACGAAAGCTTGGACGTGGAGATTCCCAAGAAGAGACGTAGAAAGAGTTGTGACCGTGGAGGCGGTAGTAGCGGAGGCGGGGGTGGCAGCGTGGCAAGCGAAAGCAGCGAGGCCGGCAGCAGCAGCCCCGCTCGCTCCATCGACGACCTGCAGAACCAGCGCGTCATGGCCAACATCCGAGAGCGCCAACGCACGCAGTCTCTCAACGAGGCTTTCACGTCGCTCCGGAAAATCATCCCCACACTGCCGTCGGACAAGCTTAGCAAAATACAGACGCTCAAACTGGCCGCGCGGTACATCGACTTCCTGTGTCAAGTTCTGCAAAGCGACGAGTTGGACGCGCGGGGATCCAGCTGCAGCTACGTGGCGCACGAACGTCTCAGCTATGCCTTCTCCGTGTGGAGAATGGGGGACGCCTGCTCCGTGTCGACCACAACCCACTAG